In Hevea brasiliensis isolate MT/VB/25A 57/8 chromosome 13, ASM3005281v1, whole genome shotgun sequence, a single genomic region encodes these proteins:
- the LOC110644830 gene encoding uncharacterized protein LOC110644830, with protein sequence MVAIERSFFFNNLSSPNLYRPNKNCRRNATTLAKKRDFSQNSTTQQEPIFPLRLSSKFLAQSAIAVSGLGFIDAGYSGDWSRIGVISKETEDLLKVAAFLVIPLCFFLVFSISREEEV encoded by the exons ATGGTAGCCATAGAAAGAAGCTTTTTCTTTAACAATCTTTCTTCTCCTAATCTCTATCGTCCAAACAAAAATTGCAGAAGAAATGCTACCACTTTAGCTAAGAAGAGGGATTTCTCTCAGAATTCGACAACCCAACAAGAACCCATTTTTCCACTCAGACTTTCTAGTAAATTTTTGGCTCAATCAGCAATTGCTGTGTCTGGATTAGGCTTCATTGACGCTGG GTATAGTGGAGATTGGTCAAGGATTGGAGTGATCTCAAAGGAGACTGAGGACTTGCTAAAGGTTGCTGCTTTTCTTGTTATTCCTTTatgtttttttcttgtattttccatcTCAAGGGAAGAAGAGGTTTGA